The Eremothecium gossypii ATCC 10895 chromosome IV, complete sequence genome contains a region encoding:
- the RPN9 gene encoding proteasome regulatory particle lid subunit RPN9 (Syntenic homolog of Saccharomyces cerevisiae YDR427W (RPN9)) has product MTQQIDTVLSTLRLEVEPEMAGLFYEFEELYERKLWHQLTEKLELLFQDDRSEPVRLRVYLNFVSKFQDKINQLKVVHFLLLSIKNSSNYEENLNYLNSLQDAFRAIDAQKQRNDGLKSHFEGILYIDIEKARTYLKMGDLVAARDLLNDISETLEARDSIPLIVTGAFYSANAEYYQLKHDFNSFYYTSLLYLSTLDSNVPAQTKVEQQQLAYNLCIAALLGDHIYNFGELLQHPIMASIAGDPQYQWLFQFLHALSVGDFEHFGQLSQERIPHVPILAKNESFLRQKICLITLVESVFAKSIRTLYFDDIARATHLPKDNVEHLVMKSISLGLLKGSIDQVEELVTITWVQPRIINEEQVNKMKGRLVEWDEQVTKLTAEIEASGKGIWV; this is encoded by the coding sequence ATGACCCAACAGATTGATACTGTATTGAGTACTCTGAGATTGGAGGTGGAACCGGAGATGGCGGGCCTTTTTTATGAGTTTGAGGAATTGTACGAACGGAAACTCTGGCACCAATTGACCGAGAAGCTAGAATTACTATTCCAAGATGACCGTTCGGAACCAGTGCGGCTACGTGTATACCTGAACTTTGTGTCTAAGTTTCAAGACAAGATCAACCAGTTGAAGGTGGTGCACTTTCTGCTGCTGTCGATTAAAAACAGCAGCAATTACGAAGAGAACCTGAATTACCTCAACTCCCTGCAGGACGCGTTTCGTGCCATAGATGCGCAGAAGCAGCGGAATGACGGCTTGAAAAGTCACTTTGAAGGCATCCTGTACATTGATATTGAGAAGGCGCGCACCTATTTGAAAATGGGTGATCTGGTAGCTGCTCGCGACTTGCTCAATGACATCAGCGAGACATTGGAAGCTCGCGACTCTATTCCTCTGATTGTCACGGGTGCGTTTTACTCGGCTAATGCGGAATACTACCAACTTAAACATGACTTCAACTCGTTTTATTATACCAGCCTTTTGTACCTGTCAACGCTTGATTCTAATGTTCCTGCGCAGACTAAGGTTGAACAGCAACAGCTGGCATACAACCTCTGCATTGCTGCCCTGCTTGGTGACCATATCTACAACTTTGGTGAGCTTTTGCAACACCCGATTATGGCTAGCATTGCAGGCGACCCTCAATACCAGTGGCTATTCCAGTTTTTGCATGCTCTCTCAGTGGGCGATTTTGAGCACTTTGGACAGCTCTCGCAGGAGAGGATCCCTCATGTCCCAATTCTAGCTAAGAATGAGTCTTTCCTAAGACAAAAGATTTGCCTAATCACCTTGGTTGAATCTGTATTTGCCAAGAGCATTCGGACCCTATACTTTGATGATATCGCGCGTGCGACGCATCTACCAAAGGATAACGTAGAACATCTGGTCATGAAGAGCATTAGCTTGGGCCTATTGAAGGGTTCCATAGATCAGGTGGAGGAGCTGGTCACCATCACTTGGGTTCAACCTAGAATTATCAACGAGGAGCAGGTAAACAAAATGAAGGGAAGGCTAGTCGAATGGGACGAGCAGGTAACTAAGCTGACTGCTGAGATCGAGGCGTCTGGGAAAGGTATCTGGGTTTAG
- the SNX41 gene encoding Snx41p (Syntenic homolog of Saccharomyces cerevisiae YDR425W (SNX41)) — protein MNSFRESDEEDNNPFSGTNHLYASGIGAVPEGDDDFLSAEVDTADETVQETREQMMSRLFGECEGPRESSAGGWTSGSMGSIGAPDGHSDEVTEFGIDTVLVEGEVRTPGRARVPASYPDAEGSLGALRIVDAGQYKDTFGNYAIGYTIAYEGRQVTRRYSEFDSLRQALARLLPTVIIPPIPSKHPLIRYFLNPLNAENDIRIIEKRRRLLSRFLNNCHDITDIREHTVFQKFLNPEYIWSEVLLTPPVSILPTNNLLAPPLNPTKPSPLHLLLPTPPRRTTSYGSPKTNNPEYDIRFTELESLLLRYHKCLQPVLASSRQKKIHFKQLASSLADLGAYYNAFSLEDNVINLPHQMDQIRDLSRAIEKIGQAVDVNYVSSELLVENIMILLEEPIGEMLQFVQEGREVLRFRMQKQQQFHIIDTTIKKRRGRIEELRNFQAQLARLEAALKQNAEESPTIARAVQRLDAQHLHKQRKSPSGELQWTGLFKSRSGSVRTHDSLTTRPVTGDVDVDLLSDEERAREIARLEGDLEKLNECYKLIQRDMLQVNESMARSFDWFIMYLHDTWALVLRNYTRTLLNWLKDCLTAWKNARVTIDTIAV, from the coding sequence ATGAATTCGTTTCGAGAATCAGATGAGGAGGACAACAATCCGTTTTCTGGGACGAACCACTTGTATGCATCAGGTATTGGGGCGGTACCTGAGGGCGACGATGATTTCTTGAGTGCAGAAGTAGACACGGCGGACGAGACGGTGCAGGAGACGCGAGAGCAGATGATGAGCCGTCTATTTGGAGAATGCGAAGGACCGCGGGAGAGCAGCGCAGGCGGCTGGACGTCGGGGAGCATGGGCAGTATTGGGGCCCCGGACGGACACAGCGATGAGGTTACGGAGTTCGGAATCGACACGGTGCTGGTGGAGGGAGAGGTGCGGACGCCCGGACGAGCGCGGGTGCCGGCGTCCTACCCGGATGCAGAGGGGAGCCTCGGGGCGCTGCGCATTGTGGACGCGGGACAGTACAAGGACACCTTTGGTAACTATGCGATCGGCTACACGATAGCATACGAGGGCCGGCAGGTCACTCGGCGGTACTCTGAGTTTGACTCACTACGGCAGGCGCTGGCACGGCTGCTTCCGACGGTGATCATCCCGCCCATCCCTTCGAAACACCCGTTGATCCGCTACTTTCTGAATCCGCTGAACGCAGAGAACGACATCCGGATCATCGAGAAGCGGCGACGTCTGCTATCGCGCTTTCTCAATAACTGCCACGATATTACAGACATCCGTGAGCACACGGTTTTTCAAAAGTTTCTCAACCCGGAGTATATATGGAGCGAGGTTCTGCTGACGCCGCCGGTGTCGATCCTTCCGACCAACAATCTGCTTGCGCCACCACTGAACCCGACGAAACCGAGCCCGCTGCATCTACTTTTGCCCACACCGCCCCGGCGTACGACGTCCTACGGCAGCCCGAAGACCAACAATCCCGAATATGACATTCGCTTTACCGAGTTAGAGTCGTTGCTGTTGCGGTACCACAAGTGTCTCCAGCCAGTCCTAGCCTCGTCTCGGCAGAAAAAGATCCATTTCAAACAGCTGGCATCCTCTCTCGCGGATCTAGGCGCATACTACAACGCCTTTAGCCTCGAGGATAACGTTATTAACCTGCCACATCAGATGGACCAGATCCGCGACCTATCGCGTGCGATAGAGAAGATTGGCCAAGCGGTTGATGTTAACTACGTCAGTTCCGAGCTACTGGTAGAGAACATCATGATCTTACTGGAGGAACCGATCGGAGAGATGTTACAATTTGTTCAGGAGGGCCGAGAAGTCTTGCGTTTTCGAATGCAaaagcagcagcagttccACATTATCGACACCACCATCAAGAAAAGGAGGGGCCGGATCGAGGAACTGCGTAATTTCCAGGCACAGCTGGCCCGTCTCGAGGCGGCTCTCAAGCAGAACGCCGAAGAATCGCCGACCATTGCGCGGGCGGTACAGCGTCTGGACGCCCAGCATCTCCACAAGCAGCGCAAAAGCCCCTCCGGAGAACTCCAGTGGACTGGCCTTTTCAAGTCACGCAGTGGTTCCGTCCGCACGCACGACTCTCTCACTACGCGCCCTGTCACTGGCGATGTTGATGTCGACTTGCTCTCGGATGAGGAGCGCGCTCGAGAGATAGCCCGTCTTGAGGGCGATCTAGAAAAACTGAATGAGTGTTATAAACTTATCCAGCGCGATATGTTGCAAGTAAATGAGTCTATGGCGCGCAGTTTTGACTGGTTCATCATGTACCTGCACGATACATGGGCTCTGGTTCTCCGGAACTACACCCGTACTTTACTGAACTGGCTGAAAGACTGCTTGACCGCTTGGAAGAACGCTCGAGTCACCATTGATACCATTGCAGTCTGA
- the DYN2 gene encoding dynein light chain (Syntenic homolog of Saccharomyces cerevisiae YDR424C (DYN2); 2-intron), whose product MSKPAILKASDITDELRDEIFGISVQAVEQFQLEREVAAYIKKELDSKHGQTWHVIVGKNFGSYVTHEKGHFIYFYIGPLAFLVFKTA is encoded by the exons ATGTCTAAAC cagcgatCCTTAAGGCCTCCGATATT ACGGACGAATTGCGTGACGAGATCTTCGGCATCAGCGTGCAGGCAGTGGAGCAGTTCCAGCTGGAGCGGGAGGTGGCTGCGTACATCAAGAAGGAGCTGGACAGCAAACATGGACAGACGTGGCACGTGATCGTGGGCAAGAACTTCGGGAGCTACGTCACGCATGAGAAAGGGCATTTCATATACTTCTACATTGGACCGCTAGCGTTTCTGGTATTCAAGACCGCCTGA
- the SIP1 gene encoding Sip1p (Syntenic homolog of Saccharomyces cerevisiae YDR422C (SIP1)) — translation MGNTVSSTEGSKRRGDGRAGTPAASGASQWETDSTDRGRQQSITSQLFSGRHHARSKWKFQGAGDSATGSSGGIASMFKCDYTLNADARSISSEQGETCQGMPNLAGLVLDACTQGIRSPGPSTATVEHTNLEASMSPELASQTHRPSISALKQSLIQVQGQTNSRHRAEDIDTAQYVPSATIDIPCSNPSTNTASVTHRADDSSTRSSLLSLFTQDVEEYIEASEVVLNESLVDSVVRKDLRRKRQLQQQCGATRAAEQAAETAKQPDAKKKKLPCSAAALSATASGVVQSETEEQHSDAEAEFVEVIIKWRDCLLDPQRTKLSIVSPDIASVIHKNSKRKVAMVFSKDEQCWVAPDLRLPPGIYKLQFLINGALRHSNFLPTATDSHSNIVNWFEVVPWYDRAEPYRDPAPEEVAMPPESPQLTAPAAGRPPLLKRGTSSSSRARVVERSNTPISDYTGISRSGSARPLLAHHKSANSIELSPIPRCVLQYSTEIPELFKPEGCPPDPNTAPGSFNENIQDCNQDELFRFLQEDWKMSAQEAEEVLVEKYPVPDLPVYLNSSYLNEIFTKLQRSSVTGDVKRSSFTHIIPHVNLNHLLTSSIRDEIISVGCTTRYEGKFITQIMYAPCYYESSRK, via the coding sequence ATGGGGAATACGGTATCTAGCACAGAAGGAAGTAAGCGGCGGGGTGACGGGCGCGCAGGGACGCCGGCGGCTAGTGGCGCTAGCCAATGGGAAACTGATAGCACGGACAGAGGGCGCCAGCAATCAATCACATCGCAGCTCTTCTCCGGAAGACACCACGCACGCAGCAAGTGGAAATTCCAGGGCGCTGGCGACAGCGCAACGGGCTCGAGCGGGGGGATTGCGTCGATGTTCAAGTGCGACTACACGCTGAACGCAGACGCGCGCAGCATCTCGAGCGAGCAGGGCGAGACGTGCCAGGGAATGCCCAATCTCGCGGGCCTGGTGCTCGACGCGTGCACGCAGGGCATCCGGTCGCCCGGGCCGTCGACCGCGACAGTGGAGCACACGAACCTAGAGGCGTCGATGTCTCCGGAGCTCGCATCGCAGACGCACAGGCCGAGCATCTCGGCCCTGAAACAGAGCCTGATACAGGTGCAGGGGCAAACGAACAGCCGGCATCGCGCAGAGGACATCGACACCGCACAGTACGTGCCGTCTGCGACGATTGACATACCGTGCTCGAACCCATCTACGAATACGGCGTCAGTGACCCACCGAGCAGATGATTCATCGACGCGCTCGTCGCTGCTTTCGCTATTCACGCAGGACGTCGAAGAATACATCGAGGCCAGTGAGGTCGTTTTGAATGAGTCCCTAGTGGACTCAGTGGTCCGGAAGGACCTGAGACGCaagcggcagctgcagcagcagtgcGGCGCCACACGTGCGGCCGAGCAGGCAGCTGAGACGGCGAAACAGCCAGACGCAAAGAAAAAGAAACTCCCGTGCAGCGCGGCCGCTCTATCTGCAACGGCCAGCGGCGTGGTACAATCCGAGACGGAGGAGCAGCATAGCGATGCGGAGGCAGAGTTCGTTGAGGTGATCATCAAGTGGCGCGACTGCCTGTTGGACCCGCAGCGGACCAAACTGTCGATCGTCAGCCCGGACATCGCGTCGGTTATACACAAAAACTCCAAACGGAAGGTGGCTATGGTCTTCTCCAAGGACGAGCAATGCTGGGTCGCGCCAGACCTCCGCCTTCCGCCGGGCATCTACAAGCTGCAGTTTCTCATCAACGGCGCATTGAGGCACTCCAACTTCCTGCCCACCGCAACAGACTCGCACAGTAACATTGTGAACTGGTTCGAAGTCGTGCCCTGGTATGACCGAGCAGAGCCCTACCGGGATCCCGCGCCAGAAGAAGTTGCCATGCCGCCGGAGTCGCCACAGCTgacggcgccggcggccggGCGGCCGCCGCTTCTCAAGCGCGGCACGTCATCGTCTAGCCGCGCACGAGTCGTAGAACGCTCCAACACACCCATCTCGGACTACACCGGCATCAGCCGCTCTGGTTCCGCGCGCCCCCTCCTTGCACACCACAAGTCCGCTAACAGCATCGAACTCTCACCCATTCCGCGCTGCGTGCTGCAGTACAGCACCGAGATCCCCGAGCTATTCAAGCCCGAGGGCTGTCCCCCCGACCCTAACACGGCGCCCGGGTCCTTCAACGAAAACATCCAGGATTGTAATCAGGACGAGCTCTTCCGCTTTTTGCAGGAGGATTGGAAGATGTCTGCCCAGGAGGCCGAGGAGGTGCTCGTCGAGAAGTATCCCGTCCCAGATCTCCCCGTGTACCTCAACTCGAGCTACCTCAACGAGATCTTCACCAAGTTGCAGCGCTCCAGTGTCACCGGCGACGTGAAGCGCAGCTCTTTCACCCACATCATCCCCCATGTAAATCTCAACCATTTACTCACGAGCAGCATCCGTGATGAGATAATAAGCGTCGGTTGTACCACTCGCTACGAAGGCAAGTTTATCACCCAGATTATGTATGCGCCATGTTACTATGAAAGTAGCCGTAAGTAG